From Deltaproteobacteria bacterium:
ACCCCTTAGGCCGTCTCATCGCGCAACAGCTCATGATCGAACTCGACGATCTTAGCGCGTGTTGGCTTATCCCAAAACTGAAAATATCGCGCCACCAGACCTTCTTGAATAAACTGATCGATCAAGCCAACCCGCGCGATCATTTCCAAAGTCGAAGGATGCGTCGTCGCTGCGCGCGGGTTGTCGTCAATGACCGCGTCTGCTTCGAGTAAAGTAACCGCGTAGCCATGCTGC
This genomic window contains:
- a CDS encoding FAD-dependent oxidoreductase, producing MTWAFVLKDACMSQTRIIIAGAGPVGVVSALALTQHGYAVTLLEADAVIDDNPRAATTHPSTLEMIARVGLIDQFIQEGLVARYFQFWDKPTRAKIVEFDHELLRDETA